From a single Brassica oleracea var. oleracea cultivar TO1000 chromosome C5, BOL, whole genome shotgun sequence genomic region:
- the LOC106344297 gene encoding uncharacterized protein At4g04775-like produces MTNRNNNRAIPSRCWCGNKIVTYVSKTEENPYRRFFRCEIGLQRKKENHLFKWVDEALLDEIERMAEHQARVAEEIEDLRISMKKTVQEEVMNHKHSLDVGCVGTLFSLLCL; encoded by the exons ATGACGAACAGGAACAACAATAGAGCGATCCCTTCCAGATGCTGGTGTGGAAATAAGATTGTCACTTATGTTTCAAAAACCGAGGAGAACCCATACAGACGATTCTTCAGATGTGAGATTGGTTTACAG AGAAAAAAAGAAAATCATCTTTTTAAGTGGGTGGACGAGGCTCTGCTTGATGAGATTGAAAGGATGGCTGAGCATCAGGCGAGAGTTGCTGAGGAAATTGAAGATCTGAGAATTTCCATGAAGAAGACAGTGCAGGAAGAAGTTATGAACCATAAGCATTCGCTTGATGTAGGTTGCGTAGGAACCCTTTTCAGTTTGTTATGTCTCTGA
- the LOC106344295 gene encoding RING-H2 finger protein ATL78-like, with translation MDRSPPLLELHTTTKKLPPSEGMENKVTVVFETVIDYIHNDPVTGSQTLIGSSPDHSLFFAINFSTASTCPSHISDLIIRCLLNYYPSTIESLTTRIGGNAWTWGSLACRIASAGLRLGFGFEINLLLTTTHQRILSVGSSPSLLRKLVFKGRIDVEELEILKMGKEPCSICLEDLSCGGGPGGVPTRMPCSHVFHIRCLLKWFSRKSTCPMCRGLVLSHMTKKQHREGQYEVFN, from the coding sequence ATGGATCGATCTCCTCCTCTATTAGAACTTCACACAACTACGAAAAAGCTGCCACCGTCGGAAGGGATGGAAAACAAAGTCACCGTCGTGTTTGAAACCGTTATTGACTATATCCATAATGATCCGGTCACCGGAAGCCAAACATTAATCGGATCCAGTCCCGACCATTCACTCTTCTTTGCCATCAACTTTAGCACCGCTAGCACCTGTCCCAGTCACATCAGTGATCTCATCATACGTTGCCTCTTGAATTATTATCCTTCGACAATAGAAAGCTTAACCACGCGCATCGGTGGGAATGCTTGGACATGGGGTAGCTTAGCCTGCCGTATAGCTTCTGCTGGACTTCGCTTAGGTTTCGGCTTTGAAATAAACCTGCTTTTGACTACAACACACCAAAGAATACTCTCGGTTGGGTCGTCTCCTTCTCTTCTTCGGAAGTTGGTTTTTAAAGGAAGAATCGATGTAGAGGAGCTGGAGATACTGAAGATGGGAAAAGAACCGTGTTCCATCTGTTTGGAAGATCTCTCGTGTGGTGGTGGACCTGGTGGTGTTCCAACGCGCATGCCATGTTCGCATGTTTTTCACATCCGTTGTCTCTTGAAGTGGTTCAGCCGCAAAAGTACTTGTCCCATGTGCCGGGGACTTGTGTTGTCCCATATGACGAAGAAGCAACATAGGGAGGGACAATATGAGGTTTTTAATTAA
- the LOC106344296 gene encoding uncharacterized protein LOC106344296, with the protein MAHQLPKRILQEGAETQIDKINNTCRRTLLKAVKVALKDEYEEVLKDPVFGPLLAIIENNLIYSGKIIHSFMCKQLRVSKLHELWFIFAKRPLRFSMQEFYAVTGLKYKEEPDVDFINWKNDKGFWSNALKTSAKINLYTIRDELLKVCNEWSYVDRVRLVYLSIIQSFLMSKDRKVYIPQEYIRLVMDFEKLRMYPWGLRAYDELIASILRAREDVHTKNSYVLDGFSYAFQIWIMEAIPDIGSMGEVFTFISSTGDFDVIDNTEFLREDEKKDERVGRIVELINAKQDWTHFDWEVESLPAHMDLSDSEQDEPADVAEEPSVVAEEPTDVQTDENEMMDFLKNLTKSARCVDKGTQDSLQEAMGNLSQASHVKGFDPSQHLDGDEPAEFATPLSSFKPADWRPPTLKDVDSLEDRIHDPDYSLVFVPEELWAKLVDWTKTFK; encoded by the exons ATGGCTCACCAGTTGCCTAAACGCATTCTTCAAGAAGGAGCTGAGACGCAGATTGATAAGATTAACAACACATGTAGACGGACGCTTCTGAAGGCGGTAAAGGTTGCTCTGAAAGATGAGTATGAGGAAGTTTTGAAAGACCCTGTCTTCGGGCCTCTTCTGGCGATCATAGAGAACAACCTCATCTACTCAGGGAAGATTATTCACAGCTTCATGTGCAAACAGCTCAGGGTTTCCAAGCTTCACGAGCTGTGGTTTATTTTTGCGAAGAGGCCTCTTAGGTTTTCTATGCAAGAATTTTATGCTGTGACTGGATTGAAGTACAAAGAGGAACCCGACGTAGACTTCATTAACTGGAAGAATGATAAGGGGTTCTGGAGCAATGCCCTGAAGACCAGTGCGAAGATCAACTTATATACTATAAGGGATGAGCTCCTTAAAGTGTGTAACGAGTGGTCGTATGTGGACAGAGTGAGGTTAGTGTATCTGTCTATTATACAATCATTCCTCATGTCTAAGGATAGGAAAGTGTATATCCCTCAAGAATACATTCGTTTGGTGATGGATTTTGAGAAATTGAGGATGTATCCTTGGGGTCTTCGCGCTTATGATGAGCTGATTGCATCAATACTCAGAGCAAGAGAAGATGTGCATACGAAGAACAGCTACGTGTTGGATGGATTCTCATATGCGTTTCAGATATGGATTATGGAGGCAATTCCAGACATTGGTTCTATG GGAGAGGTGTTCACATTTATATCATCTACTGGTGATTTCGATGTGATTGATAATACTGAGTTCCTTAGGGAAGATGAAAAGAAGGACGAAAGAGTTGGTCGTATTGTTGAATTGATCAATGCCAAACAAGATTGGACGCATTTCGATTGGGAAGTTGAGTCTTTGCCTGCACATATGGACCTTTCTGATTCAGAACAAGATGAACCGGCTGATGTTGCAGAGGAACCGTCTGTTGTTGCAGAGGAACCGACT GATGTTCAAACTGATGAAAATGAAATGATGGATTTTTTGAAGAATTTGACCAAATCAGCGAGATGTGTAGATAAGGGGACCCAAGACTCTTTACAAGAAGCCATGGGAAACCTTTCTCAAGCATCTCATGTTAAAGGTTTTGATCCTTCACAACATCTGGATGGTGATGAACCAGCTGAATTTGCCACTCCACTGTCTTCGTTTAAGCCTGCGGATTGGAGACCACCTACTCTGAAAGACGTGGACTCACTTGAGGACCGGATACATGATCCCGATTACTCACTAGTGTTTGTCCCTGAGGAATTATGGGCCAAACTTGTTGACTGGACCAAAACTTTCAAGTAA